A stretch of DNA from Rhizobium favelukesii:
TGTGATAGTAAAACGCGGCTAGTTGCAAGTAAGAGATTGCGCTATTTCCTAGATCGCATCTTTCAGTTCGAGCAAAGCTCATGGTCGAGAAATTGCCCCAAGGCCCATGTAGTGGAATGGTAACTCCCGACCTCAGCCCGAACTGTGCCGCCTCGTCGAAGACGCGCAGTTCGCTGTCAGTTGTGCTTGGCTCTGTGTAGACTTCACTCCACCGAAAAGCGGCCGAGTGAAACCGGCTCGTCTTTACGCTGGGATCGATCTTGTCATAGCCCTTTTTGACACAGTACTCTTGCCACTCGAGTGGGTAATTCGATGCTACCCGCCGTTTGCCTCCGTTCTGCCTGTGTGGATCCTGTAATTGCGCTGGAGGACCATACGCAATCCAACGGCAATCGAAGTTGCGGGCAAAAACGGATATTCTGTCAAACAGCTGTTCAATGCAAAT
This window harbors:
- a CDS encoding LuxR family transcriptional regulator — translated: MSNQFSLDGASNREVTTDEEIALAFDMFLSQLNRAICIEQLFDRISVFARNFDCRWIAYGPPAQLQDPHRQNGGKRRVASNYPLEWQEYCVKKGYDKIDPSVKTSRFHSAAFRWSEVYTEPSTTDSELRVFDEAAQFGLRSGVTIPLHGPWGNFSTMSFARTERCDLGNSAISYLQLAAFYYHIKVIGCLELSGDHFPRLSAREKECILWVAKGKSSWSIGNIIGISPNTVDFHVKNVMRKLETGSRTVAALKAARLGIIEP